The stretch of DNA GGCGCGGTAGATGCCCCAAACGGTACCCAGCAGGCCGATGAAAGGCGCCGAGGAACCGGCCGAGGCCAGCATCGTCAGACCGGTCTCGAGACGGCTGCTCTCGCGGGTCACGGCCTGGCGCAGGGCGCGGTCGATGAACTCCGAACGGTTGAGGATCTCGACCATGCGGCCGCCCTCATGCTTGGAGTGGTGCGCGGCGGCCTCGGCGCATTCCAGCGCGATCTTGGAGAACGGCTCGTTCCTGGGCTGCGACTCCATGTACTGGATCGCCTCCTGGGTCGAGTTGCTGCCCCAGAAGTTGCGGATCACCTTGTCGGCCCGCGAGCGCACCGCGCTGTTACGGAACGAGTTGGCGATGATGTAGAACCAGGACGCCAGCGACATCACCACCAGGGTGATCAGCACGATCCAGCCGACCACGTCGAGGTGGTGGATCATGTGCCCGAAACCCAGCTGGGTCAGGGCGGCGGCATCCGAATCGACCGGCATGCTGGCCGCCGGGAGCGAGGGGGTCTGGTCTTGCATGGGAGCGCTACCTTCGTTGGTCGTTGCTGGAGGTGGTTACTGCAATCTGAAATCGATGGGTACGATGACCCAGCCGG from Lysobacterales bacterium encodes:
- a CDS encoding MotA/TolQ/ExbB proton channel family protein produces the protein MPVDSDAAALTQLGFGHMIHHLDVVGWIVLITLVVMSLASWFYIIANSFRNSAVRSRADKVIRNFWGSNSTQEAIQYMESQPRNEPFSKIALECAEAAAHHSKHEGGRMVEILNRSEFIDRALRQAVTRESSRLETGLTMLASAGSSAPFIGLLGTVWGIYRALIAIGASGKADIGSIAGPVGEALIMTAIGLFVAIPALLAYNFFVRSNRMVLAKFDEFAHDLHDYFATGARVGNAK